From Paraburkholderia fungorum, the proteins below share one genomic window:
- the gudD gene encoding glucarate dehydratase — MSSNLSESKNATPVVTELRVVPVAGRDSMLMNLSGAHGPFFTRNVVILRDSAGNTGVGEVPGGESIRKTIDDARPFVVGQSIGNLQAILNKARTQFADRDAGGRGLQTFDLRTTIHAVTALEAALLDLLGQHLGVPVAALLGEGQQRDEVEMLGYLFYIGDRKKTDLPYASGADGRDDWDRVRTEEAMTPEAVVRLAEAAQARYGFNDFKLKGGVLPGDAEIEAVTALAERFPDARVTLDPNGAWSLAEAVRLCRDQHDVLAYAEDPCGAENGYSGREVMAEFRRATGLPTATNMIATDWRQMGHAIQLQSVDIPLADPHFWTMQGSVRVAQMCNEWGLTWGSHSNNHFDISLAMFTHVAAAAPGKITAIDTHWIWQDGQRLTRDPLQIVGGKVKVPEKSGLGVELDMDELEKAHALYQQHGLGARDDGVAMQYLIPNWKFDNKRPCLVR, encoded by the coding sequence ATGTCATCGAACCTCTCCGAATCGAAGAACGCCACGCCCGTCGTCACCGAACTGCGCGTCGTGCCCGTCGCCGGCCGGGACAGCATGCTGATGAATCTGAGCGGCGCGCATGGCCCGTTCTTCACGCGCAACGTCGTGATCCTGCGCGACAGCGCGGGCAACACCGGCGTCGGCGAAGTGCCGGGCGGCGAGAGCATCCGCAAGACGATCGACGACGCGCGGCCGTTCGTCGTCGGTCAGTCGATCGGCAATCTGCAAGCCATCCTGAACAAGGCGCGCACCCAGTTCGCCGATCGCGACGCTGGCGGCCGCGGTCTGCAAACCTTCGATCTGCGGACCACCATCCACGCGGTTACCGCGCTCGAAGCCGCGCTGCTCGATCTGCTCGGCCAGCACCTCGGCGTGCCGGTTGCGGCGCTGCTCGGCGAAGGCCAGCAACGCGACGAAGTCGAAATGCTCGGTTACCTGTTCTACATCGGCGATCGCAAGAAGACCGACCTGCCGTACGCGAGCGGCGCCGATGGCCGCGATGACTGGGATCGCGTGCGCACCGAAGAAGCGATGACGCCCGAAGCGGTCGTGCGTCTCGCCGAAGCCGCGCAGGCGCGCTACGGTTTCAACGACTTCAAGCTGAAGGGCGGCGTGCTGCCCGGCGACGCCGAAATCGAAGCGGTCACCGCGCTCGCCGAACGCTTCCCGGACGCGCGCGTCACGCTCGACCCGAACGGCGCATGGTCGCTGGCCGAAGCGGTGCGCCTGTGCCGCGACCAGCACGACGTGCTGGCCTACGCGGAAGACCCGTGCGGCGCCGAAAACGGCTATTCGGGCCGCGAAGTGATGGCCGAATTCCGCCGCGCAACCGGTTTGCCGACGGCGACCAACATGATCGCGACCGACTGGCGTCAGATGGGGCACGCGATCCAGTTGCAGTCGGTCGACATTCCGCTCGCCGATCCGCATTTCTGGACGATGCAAGGCTCGGTGCGCGTCGCGCAGATGTGCAACGAGTGGGGCTTGACGTGGGGTTCGCATTCGAACAACCATTTCGATATCTCGCTCGCGATGTTCACGCACGTCGCGGCTGCGGCTCCCGGCAAGATCACCGCGATCGATACGCACTGGATCTGGCAGGACGGCCAGCGTTTGACGCGTGATCCGTTGCAGATCGTCGGCGGCAAGGTGAAGGTTCCGGAAAAGTCCGGCCTCGGTGTCGAACTCGATATGGACGAACTCGAGAAGGCGCACGCGCTGTATCAGCAACACGGCCTGGGTGCGCGCGACGACGGCGTCGCGATGCAATACCTGATTCCGAACTGGAAGTTCGACAACAAGCGCCCGTGCCTCGTGCGCTAA
- a CDS encoding MFS transporter gives MTSALNPAADPLESAVSKVKRHVLPLFLIMFIANYIDRVNIGFVNSHMQTDLGIGAAAYGLGSGLFFIGYALFEVPSNVLMQKYGARAWLTRIMGTWGLVAGAMAFVWNDTSFYVLRFLLGVAEAGFFPGVVFYFTQWLPQKERGKAVAVFLSGSALASVLSGPITGSLLSIRGLGLQGWQWMFLIEGAFSIVLCAVSWMLLKSHIRDAHWLTSEEQTVLSRSIAMEQAERDARGGAHLPTMKLLKDPQILLFCFLYFAIQLTIYAATFWLPTIIRKMGGLTDFQVGMFNAIPWLIAMAGMYGFAVLSAKWRFQQAWMAVALVIAACGLFASTSGNPVWSFVAICFSAIGFKAASSLFWPIPQGYLDARVAAGVLALINSVGNLGGFFAPATFGYLQQHTGSITGGLYGLGVASLIAAAAGFLTRNRRGDSGNDNNALPDSLHSKAH, from the coding sequence TTGACCTCTGCTCTCAACCCGGCGGCCGACCCGCTTGAATCCGCAGTATCGAAGGTCAAGCGGCACGTGTTGCCGCTGTTCCTGATCATGTTCATCGCCAACTACATCGACCGCGTGAACATCGGCTTCGTCAATTCGCACATGCAGACGGATCTCGGCATCGGCGCGGCGGCGTACGGCCTGGGAAGCGGACTGTTCTTCATCGGCTATGCGCTTTTCGAAGTGCCGTCGAACGTGTTGATGCAGAAGTACGGCGCGCGTGCATGGCTGACGCGGATCATGGGCACGTGGGGGCTGGTGGCGGGCGCGATGGCCTTCGTGTGGAACGACACGTCGTTCTATGTGCTGCGGTTTCTGCTCGGCGTGGCCGAAGCCGGGTTTTTCCCCGGCGTGGTGTTTTACTTCACGCAGTGGCTGCCGCAGAAAGAGCGCGGCAAGGCGGTCGCGGTTTTTCTGTCGGGCTCGGCGCTTGCGTCGGTGCTGTCCGGTCCGATCACCGGTTCGCTGCTGTCCATTCGCGGACTCGGCCTGCAAGGCTGGCAGTGGATGTTCCTGATCGAAGGCGCGTTTTCGATCGTGTTGTGCGCGGTGAGCTGGATGCTGCTGAAGTCGCATATCCGCGATGCACACTGGCTGACCAGCGAAGAGCAGACCGTGCTCTCAAGGTCGATTGCGATGGAGCAGGCCGAGCGTGACGCACGCGGCGGCGCGCATCTGCCCACCATGAAGTTGCTGAAGGACCCGCAAATCCTGTTGTTCTGCTTCCTCTACTTCGCGATCCAGTTGACGATTTACGCGGCCACGTTCTGGTTGCCGACCATCATCCGCAAGATGGGCGGTCTCACCGATTTCCAGGTCGGCATGTTCAACGCGATTCCGTGGTTGATCGCGATGGCCGGGATGTACGGCTTCGCGGTGCTGTCGGCGAAATGGCGCTTCCAGCAGGCGTGGATGGCCGTGGCGCTGGTGATCGCGGCGTGCGGACTGTTTGCGTCGACGTCGGGCAATCCGGTGTGGTCGTTCGTGGCGATCTGTTTTTCGGCGATCGGTTTCAAGGCGGCTTCGTCGCTGTTCTGGCCGATTCCGCAAGGCTATCTCGACGCCCGGGTCGCGGCCGGCGTGCTCGCGCTGATCAATTCGGTGGGCAACCTCGGCGGCTTCTTTGCGCCGGCCACCTTCGGTTATCTGCAGCAGCACACCGGTTCGATTACCGGCGGCCTGTACGGATTGGGCGTCGCGTCGCTGATCGCGGCGGCGGCAGGTTTCCTCACCCGCAACCGTCGTGGCGATAGCGGCAACGACAACAACGCGCTGCCGGATTCGCTGCACAGCAAAGCGCATTGA
- a CDS encoding FadR/GntR family transcriptional regulator, which produces MSSLTEKVVATLSDEIRRGVLRPGDRIPTEVAMMKQLSVSRSVVREAISRLQAANVVETRHGIGTFVLAPASEKPMQLPTADLSNMLDVMAIIEFRIDVEAASAALAATRRTEQNLKLIRAALTRFESELERGSTDTVAHDIEFHLQIARASGNRYFFDVLSQLGRAVSPRTRLGSAEIAELDHVEHLRNVLGEHQTIYRAIERQDADDARAAMRMHLSNSRERLRRAHEMSKVGG; this is translated from the coding sequence ATGAGCAGCCTAACTGAGAAGGTGGTGGCCACCCTTTCCGATGAAATTCGCCGCGGCGTCCTGAGGCCAGGCGACCGTATCCCCACCGAAGTCGCGATGATGAAGCAGCTCTCCGTGAGCCGCTCCGTGGTTCGCGAAGCGATTTCGCGGCTGCAGGCGGCCAATGTGGTCGAGACGCGTCACGGCATCGGCACTTTCGTGCTGGCGCCCGCGTCCGAAAAGCCGATGCAGTTGCCGACCGCCGATCTGTCCAACATGCTCGACGTGATGGCGATCATCGAATTCCGGATCGATGTCGAGGCCGCGTCGGCCGCGCTCGCCGCGACGCGCCGCACGGAACAGAACCTCAAGCTGATCCGCGCTGCGCTGACGCGCTTCGAGTCCGAACTCGAACGCGGCAGCACGGACACGGTTGCGCACGACATCGAGTTTCATTTGCAGATCGCGCGCGCGAGCGGCAATCGCTATTTCTTCGACGTGCTCAGCCAGTTGGGCCGCGCGGTGAGTCCGCGCACCCGGCTCGGGTCCGCCGAGATCGCGGAACTCGACCATGTGGAGCATCTGCGCAATGTGCTGGGCGAGCATCAGACGATTTATCGCGCGATCGAGCGCCAGGATGCCGACGATGCACGTGCGGCGATGCGCATGCATTTGAGCAATAGCCGCGAGAGGCTGCGGCGCGCGCATGAGATGAGTAAAGTTGGCGGGTGA
- a CDS encoding SDR family oxidoreductase: MKLTGNTIFITGGGSGIGRALAEAFHRLGNQVIIAGRRKANLDETIAANPGMQAVELDITDPQNIAAVARELIAKYPSLNVLINNAGIMQIDDLSKPVDDALIVATLTTNLMGPIRLTGELVDHLQQQDDATIINVSSVLGFVPLAISGVYSSTKAAIHSYTQSLRYKLKDTSVRVVEIAPPWVQTDLLDSRNEPRAMPLAPFIEQTMRELGTDADEAIVDIARPLRNNAGPNEAAFVTQFNDQFTGV, translated from the coding sequence ATGAAACTCACAGGCAACACGATCTTCATTACCGGCGGCGGCTCGGGCATCGGCCGGGCACTTGCTGAAGCATTCCATCGACTCGGCAATCAGGTGATCATCGCCGGACGGCGCAAGGCCAATCTCGACGAGACGATTGCCGCCAACCCAGGCATGCAGGCGGTCGAACTCGACATCACCGATCCGCAAAACATCGCTGCGGTCGCGCGCGAGCTGATCGCGAAATATCCGTCGCTGAACGTGCTGATCAACAACGCCGGCATCATGCAGATCGACGACCTCAGCAAGCCCGTCGACGATGCGCTGATCGTCGCCACGCTGACCACCAACCTGATGGGCCCGATCCGCCTCACGGGCGAACTGGTCGACCATCTGCAACAGCAGGACGATGCGACGATCATCAACGTGTCGTCGGTACTCGGCTTCGTGCCGCTGGCGATTTCCGGCGTCTACTCGTCGACCAAGGCCGCGATCCATTCGTACACGCAATCGCTGCGCTACAAGCTCAAGGACACGTCGGTTCGCGTCGTCGAAATCGCGCCGCCGTGGGTGCAGACCGATTTGCTCGACAGCAGGAACGAACCGCGCGCCATGCCGCTCGCGCCGTTCATCGAACAGACCATGCGCGAACTCGGCACCGATGCCGACGAAGCGATCGTCGACATCGCGCGTCCGCTGCGCAACAACGCGGGGCCAAACGAAGCCGCTTTCGTCACGCAATTCAACGACCAGTTCACCGGCGTATAA
- a CDS encoding Gfo/Idh/MocA family protein: MTRISLTTGDAPIRVGIVGVGNWARHGHVRVLSLLPQYELTAVFSQRREAANEVAQRYGFKYVADSLDDLVNHPEVDLVIVLTTAPQHAEGVRAAIAAGKDVYCEWPLTPSVDTSRELVELARQKNVRHVVGLQRRLAPHNRYVRDLLEQGYVGRLRSVRIHVSMNYFQALRSNALRWTVPPENFSSVIAIYAGHFLDMLFEATGWPLSISALSVNQFDQVTIRETGEVLPTTTPDQLVLAGRLADGAVVSVHIEGGKRNGSGVQIDITGTEGDLRITNRSAFGNLGDDYVVEGAHGDNLPLAPLPVPASYDRLPESDLPSAVLELAQLYAAFADDVRTGSRTAPTFEHAVRLHELLDAAVESSESGRHIALG; this comes from the coding sequence ATGACTCGAATTTCCCTGACTACCGGCGACGCTCCGATCCGGGTCGGCATCGTCGGCGTCGGCAACTGGGCGCGGCACGGCCATGTGCGCGTGTTGAGCCTGCTGCCGCAATACGAATTGACCGCCGTGTTCAGCCAGCGCCGCGAGGCGGCCAACGAGGTCGCCCAACGTTACGGCTTCAAATACGTCGCCGATTCGCTCGACGACCTCGTCAATCATCCCGAAGTCGATCTGGTGATCGTGCTGACCACCGCGCCGCAACACGCGGAAGGCGTGCGCGCCGCAATCGCGGCTGGCAAGGATGTGTATTGCGAATGGCCGTTGACGCCCAGCGTCGACACTTCGCGAGAGCTGGTCGAACTCGCCCGGCAAAAAAACGTGCGCCATGTAGTCGGCTTGCAGCGGCGGCTCGCGCCGCACAACCGCTACGTCCGCGATCTGCTCGAGCAGGGTTACGTCGGCCGGCTGCGCTCGGTACGCATTCACGTGAGCATGAATTACTTCCAGGCGCTGCGTTCGAACGCATTGCGCTGGACCGTGCCGCCGGAAAACTTCTCCAGCGTGATCGCCATCTACGCCGGCCATTTTCTCGACATGCTGTTCGAAGCGACCGGCTGGCCGCTGTCGATCAGCGCGCTCAGCGTCAATCAGTTCGATCAGGTGACGATCAGGGAAACCGGCGAGGTCTTGCCGACCACGACGCCCGATCAGCTCGTTCTCGCAGGACGTCTCGCGGACGGCGCGGTGGTATCGGTGCATATCGAAGGCGGCAAGCGCAACGGCTCGGGCGTGCAGATCGACATCACGGGCACCGAAGGCGATTTACGCATCACCAACCGGTCGGCGTTCGGCAATCTCGGCGACGACTACGTGGTGGAAGGCGCACACGGCGATAACCTGCCGCTTGCACCGTTACCGGTGCCCGCTTCGTATGACCGCCTGCCTGAATCCGACCTGCCGTCCGCCGTGCTGGAACTCGCGCAACTCTACGCAGCCTTCGCCGACGACGTCCGCACCGGCAGCCGCACGGCGCCGACTTTCGAGCACGCGGTGCGGCTGCATGAGCTGCTCGACGCCGCCGTAGAATCGTCGGAAAGCGGGCGGCATATCGCGCTGGGCTAA
- a CDS encoding TetR/AcrR family transcriptional regulator: MPKPSHKDTLITEGMRVIHEFGFNGASVRDIVKAAGVPHGSFTNHFASKEAFGLEVIDLYAERARGDLRDTLLNDDLKPLHRLGKYVDVHIRLIGLNDARNGCLLGNFAADSSDNDTIRARLNEIFAELERCVLYCLEAAVAARELRADTNCEQLATFIVSSMQGAFLLARTQRDPAPVVNLKEVLFSKVLQRA; encoded by the coding sequence ATGCCGAAACCTTCACACAAAGACACGCTGATTACCGAAGGCATGCGTGTCATCCACGAATTCGGCTTCAACGGCGCGAGCGTGCGGGACATCGTGAAGGCGGCGGGCGTACCGCACGGGTCCTTCACGAACCACTTCGCGTCAAAAGAAGCCTTTGGTCTCGAAGTGATCGATCTGTACGCCGAACGTGCGCGCGGCGACCTGCGCGACACGCTCCTGAACGACGACTTGAAGCCGCTGCATCGTCTGGGCAAATATGTCGATGTGCATATCCGCCTGATCGGCCTGAACGATGCGCGCAACGGCTGCCTGCTCGGCAATTTCGCCGCCGATTCGAGCGACAACGACACCATCCGCGCGCGTCTGAACGAGATCTTCGCCGAACTGGAAAGATGCGTTCTATATTGCCTGGAAGCCGCCGTCGCCGCGCGCGAATTGCGGGCCGACACGAATTGCGAACAACTGGCCACGTTCATCGTTTCGTCGATGCAAGGCGCGTTTCTGCTCGCGCGCACGCAACGCGATCCTGCGCCGGTCGTCAATCTGAAGGAAGTGCTGTTCTCGAAGGTCTTGCAACGCGCCTGA
- a CDS encoding LysR family transcriptional regulator has translation MTTPDRASRSAVSATARLAPAAPAAVGETGASSPGAMDRFGSLNVFVRAAETRSFTEAGRQLGISSSAVGKAISRLEGRLGVRLFHRSTRSIALTPEGAIFLTRCQRIIGEIEAAETELALANAEPRGRLRVSMPMVSTLMMPVIGAFMTAYPDITLDIDFSDRMVDVIEEGFDVATRTGDVADSTLITRTMGAFRQVIVGSPAYFARRGVPTEPEQLREHACLQHRFPTTGKLRRWPLSRDGETLDIDLPTVAIVTAVEPLILLAEQGLGLVCAPDFTVRARLAEGSLVAVLEPFLDSPSAFRALWPSGRQMSPKARVFIDYLTEHLFPAQASATAVKAQLP, from the coding sequence ATGACGACGCCCGATCGGGCCAGCCGCTCCGCCGTTTCCGCCACCGCGCGGCTCGCGCCGGCAGCGCCTGCTGCAGTCGGCGAAACTGGCGCATCGTCGCCGGGGGCCATGGACCGGTTCGGCTCGCTCAACGTGTTCGTGCGCGCCGCCGAAACCCGCAGCTTCACCGAGGCGGGCCGGCAGTTGGGCATTTCGTCGTCGGCGGTGGGCAAGGCCATCTCGCGACTCGAAGGACGGCTCGGCGTACGCCTCTTTCATCGCAGCACGCGCAGCATTGCGTTGACACCCGAGGGGGCGATTTTCCTGACGCGGTGTCAGCGGATCATCGGTGAAATCGAGGCTGCCGAAACCGAACTGGCGCTCGCGAATGCCGAGCCGCGCGGACGCCTGCGCGTGAGCATGCCCATGGTGAGCACGCTGATGATGCCGGTGATCGGCGCATTCATGACCGCGTACCCGGACATCACGCTCGACATCGATTTCTCCGACCGGATGGTCGACGTGATCGAAGAGGGTTTCGACGTGGCGACCCGCACCGGCGATGTCGCCGATTCCACGCTGATCACGCGCACGATGGGCGCGTTCCGGCAGGTGATTGTCGGCTCGCCCGCGTACTTCGCGCGGCGCGGCGTGCCGACCGAACCGGAGCAGTTGCGCGAGCATGCGTGCCTTCAGCATCGCTTTCCGACCACCGGTAAATTGCGGCGCTGGCCGTTGAGCCGCGACGGCGAGACGCTCGATATCGACCTGCCGACCGTGGCGATCGTCACCGCCGTCGAGCCGCTTATCCTGCTCGCGGAACAGGGGCTCGGCCTCGTCTGCGCGCCCGACTTCACCGTGCGCGCGCGGTTGGCCGAAGGTTCGCTCGTGGCGGTGCTGGAGCCGTTTCTGGACAGCCCCAGCGCGTTTCGCGCGCTGTGGCCGTCGGGCCGGCAGATGTCGCCGAAGGCGCGGGTCTTCATCGACTATCTGACCGAACATCTGTTTCCGGCTCAGGCTTCGGCGACGGCGGTTAAGGCGCAGCTGCCTTAA
- a CDS encoding alkene reductase — MSKLFTTVKVGPYEFAHRVVLAPLTRMRAEDGARPGRLMAEYYAQRTSPGALLIGEATIAAPNGNGYLGAPGLYDDSQIAGWREVTDAVHAKGGRIFLQLYHAGRQSNAQLQPDGGQPVGPSEVLHGGVAYTEAGWVPNTPNRALQTDEIAAIVESFRSAAERGVKAGFDGVELHGANGYLFDQFLQDGSNKRTDAYGGSFENRARLLMEATRAVMSVWGSDKVAVRLGPSGSWGDMSDSDPVALFTYVAAELAKLDLAYLHLIEPRIAGNVEDESRNQAPVAAQTIRKHYPGTIIAAGGFKGDSAEAILVAGDADLVAFGRDFIANPDLPERLRLKLPLNRYDRPTFFGGTEVGYTDYPFYREEAEAEAEAEVEAAIV, encoded by the coding sequence ATGAGCAAGCTTTTCACGACCGTCAAAGTAGGACCTTATGAATTCGCGCACCGCGTCGTGCTCGCCCCGTTGACGCGGATGCGTGCCGAAGACGGCGCGCGCCCCGGCCGTCTGATGGCCGAGTACTACGCGCAGCGCACGTCGCCCGGCGCGTTGCTGATCGGCGAGGCGACCATCGCGGCCCCCAACGGCAACGGCTATCTCGGTGCGCCGGGCCTGTACGACGACAGCCAGATCGCCGGCTGGCGCGAAGTCACCGACGCCGTGCATGCGAAGGGCGGCCGCATCTTCCTGCAGCTTTATCACGCGGGACGTCAGTCGAATGCACAGTTGCAGCCCGATGGCGGTCAGCCGGTGGGGCCGTCGGAAGTGTTGCACGGCGGTGTCGCCTATACGGAAGCCGGCTGGGTTCCGAACACGCCGAACCGCGCGTTGCAGACCGACGAGATCGCCGCGATTGTCGAGAGTTTCCGCAGCGCCGCCGAACGCGGCGTGAAAGCGGGCTTCGACGGCGTGGAATTGCACGGCGCGAACGGTTATCTGTTCGACCAGTTCCTTCAGGACGGCAGCAATAAACGCACGGACGCTTACGGCGGCTCGTTCGAAAATCGCGCGCGTCTGCTGATGGAAGCGACCCGCGCGGTGATGTCCGTGTGGGGCAGCGACAAGGTGGCGGTGCGCCTGGGGCCGAGCGGATCGTGGGGCGATATGTCCGATAGCGATCCGGTCGCGCTGTTCACGTACGTCGCGGCGGAACTCGCGAAGCTCGATCTCGCGTATCTGCATCTGATCGAGCCGCGCATCGCGGGCAATGTCGAGGACGAAAGCCGCAACCAGGCGCCGGTCGCCGCGCAGACGATCCGCAAGCACTATCCGGGGACGATCATCGCGGCAGGCGGTTTCAAAGGCGACTCGGCGGAAGCGATTCTTGTCGCGGGAGACGCCGACCTCGTCGCGTTCGGCCGTGACTTTATTGCGAATCCGGATTTGCCGGAGCGTCTGCGTTTGAAGCTGCCGCTCAACCGCTACGACCGTCCGACGTTCTTCGGCGGCACGGAAGTCGGCTATACCGACTATCCGTTCTATCGCGAAGAAGCTGAAGCTGAAGCTGAAGCCGAAGTCGAAGCCGCCATCGTTTAA
- a CDS encoding MFS transporter, with product MDANQLACPSAPQVAAGEGAALLSTLDASARGPSWLAVLSVAIGSFAFVATEYMPVGLLPQIAHDLGVTPGTAGLMVTTPGVIAAISAPALLLAAGRINRRLILLLLAALLLASNVISALAPGFAAMLAGRALLGASLGGFWTVALGASGQLVREDQAARAGATIFMGITLATVVGVPLGTLIADLSSWRVSFFATAVLAALALAAQAVFLPSLPPRAAMRPDDFRAMLARPAVRRSLLLVGLLFGAHFAAYTYIAPFLERDASFGASWMTAVLLGFGVVGFGANFAVSALVTRHLKASLLTLGALLALALFALPMLHASPAAVIAAVMLWGIAYGAIPLSLSIWMQWTSPDRPEAGSSLFVSTVQTSIALGSLAGGAVVDHLGIASTMHLGGILAVLSLFVILTFGTRHASLKDALGK from the coding sequence ATGGATGCCAATCAACTAGCCTGCCCATCCGCGCCACAGGTGGCCGCGGGCGAAGGCGCAGCACTTTTATCGACACTCGATGCCTCCGCACGCGGACCATCGTGGCTGGCGGTTTTATCGGTCGCGATCGGGTCGTTCGCGTTCGTGGCAACCGAATACATGCCGGTCGGCCTGTTGCCGCAGATCGCGCACGATCTCGGCGTGACGCCGGGCACCGCCGGGCTGATGGTGACGACCCCGGGCGTGATCGCCGCGATCTCCGCGCCCGCGTTGCTTCTGGCGGCGGGGCGGATCAACCGTCGGCTGATCCTGTTGCTGCTGGCCGCGCTGTTACTGGCGTCGAATGTGATATCGGCGCTCGCACCGGGCTTTGCCGCGATGCTCGCGGGCCGCGCGCTGCTGGGCGCGAGCCTCGGCGGCTTCTGGACGGTCGCGCTCGGCGCGTCGGGACAACTCGTGCGGGAAGACCAGGCGGCTCGCGCCGGCGCGACGATCTTCATGGGCATCACACTGGCGACGGTGGTCGGCGTGCCGCTCGGCACCCTGATCGCCGATCTGAGTTCCTGGCGCGTGTCGTTCTTCGCGACCGCCGTGCTCGCCGCGCTCGCGCTGGCGGCGCAGGCCGTGTTCCTGCCGTCGCTGCCGCCCAGAGCGGCGATGCGTCCCGACGATTTCCGCGCGATGCTGGCTCGCCCGGCCGTGCGCCGCAGTCTGTTGCTGGTCGGCTTGCTGTTCGGCGCGCACTTCGCGGCTTATACGTACATCGCACCGTTTCTCGAACGCGATGCGTCGTTCGGTGCGTCGTGGATGACAGCTGTGCTGCTTGGCTTCGGCGTCGTCGGATTCGGCGCGAATTTCGCGGTCTCGGCGCTCGTGACGCGGCATCTGAAGGCGTCGTTATTGACGTTGGGCGCGTTGCTGGCGCTCGCGCTATTCGCGTTGCCGATGTTGCACGCCTCGCCTGCTGCGGTGATCGCGGCGGTGATGCTGTGGGGCATCGCCTACGGGGCGATTCCGCTGAGCCTGAGCATCTGGATGCAATGGACTTCTCCGGATCGGCCGGAAGCGGGATCGTCGCTGTTCGTCAGCACGGTGCAGACCTCGATCGCGCTCGGCTCGCTTGCTGGCGGCGCGGTGGTCGACCACCTCGGCATTGCATCGACGATGCATCTCGGCGGCATTCTCGCCGTGCTCAGCCTGTTCGTGATCCTGACGTTCGGCACGCGTCACGCGAGTCTCAAGGATGCGCTCGGCAAGTAG
- a CDS encoding LysR family transcriptional regulator, whose amino-acid sequence MALGNINDIATFVTVVKAGSFTAAAQQLGLTRSAVGKIIARLEARLQVRLLHRTPHSLGLTDDGSVFFARCTQILDDLEETETAMAVRSATPVGTLRLSLPIGLGHRQVLPVIETFLERWPAVSAEVSFTDRFVDLVDESFDVAIRVGEPKPDSRLIARTVATQRLITCASPAYLDRRGIPATPPDLTQHECLHFVSAGRPQPWLFNGFEQPPVETVGRLKMDSAEALIGAAVRGAGIVTLPSYLLDAEIRQDRLRPLLQSFAMDGLPIRAVYPTRRHLTPKVRLFIDHLVDAWQPLPPWEDPSRQ is encoded by the coding sequence TTGGCGCTCGGCAATATCAACGACATCGCAACTTTCGTCACCGTGGTCAAAGCCGGCAGTTTCACGGCGGCGGCGCAGCAACTCGGACTCACGCGTTCGGCGGTCGGCAAAATCATTGCGCGGCTCGAAGCGCGTTTGCAGGTGCGGCTGTTGCATCGCACTCCGCACAGTCTCGGTCTCACCGACGACGGCTCCGTTTTCTTCGCCCGCTGCACGCAGATTCTGGACGACCTCGAAGAGACCGAAACTGCGATGGCCGTGCGCAGTGCAACGCCGGTCGGCACCTTGCGCCTCAGCCTGCCCATCGGACTAGGGCATCGGCAGGTCCTGCCCGTCATCGAAACGTTTCTCGAACGGTGGCCGGCGGTGTCGGCCGAAGTCAGCTTCACCGACCGCTTCGTCGATCTCGTCGATGAAAGTTTCGACGTCGCGATCCGGGTCGGCGAACCGAAGCCGGACTCGCGGCTGATCGCCCGCACGGTGGCGACGCAACGGCTGATCACCTGCGCGTCGCCCGCTTATCTGGATCGCCGGGGAATACCGGCGACGCCGCCCGATCTGACGCAGCACGAATGCCTTCACTTCGTCAGCGCAGGGCGGCCGCAGCCGTGGCTGTTTAACGGTTTCGAGCAACCGCCGGTGGAAACCGTCGGCAGATTGAAAATGGACAGCGCCGAGGCATTGATCGGCGCAGCCGTGCGCGGCGCGGGCATCGTTACGCTGCCCTCGTATCTGCTCGACGCCGAAATCAGACAGGACCGCTTGCGGCCGTTGCTGCAATCGTTCGCGATGGACGGCCTGCCGATTCGCGCGGTCTATCCGACGCGGCGGCATCTGACGCCGAAGGTGCGTCTCTTCATCGATCACCTCGTTGACGCATGGCAGCCGCTGCCGCCGTGGGAAGACCCGTCGCGCCAATAA